The genomic stretch AGCTACAGGCCATCGCGCCCGATGCGGTGATCATTCCACCGCTGGCGCATCCGCTGAGCATGACCCCTGCCGAGGTGAAAGCCCATGCGGACGCCGTGGATCGCTGCGTGGATGCGTGTCAAACCCAAGGGGTGGCGCTGGTATGGTGCGTGTCCGATCAGCTCTACGAGGAGGGATTCGATATCCCCATCGATGAGCACGTCGTGCCTGCTCCGCGCGACGAGTGTTTACGCCGCCTCGTACAGACCGGCGACCGCATTCGCGCCGAGTACCATCGCCACCTGATCGTACGTTTGGGGCCGCTGTTTGCGCTAGAAGGCAGCCACGCTTGGCTGAATGAAATCATCGACAGTCTGGTGACCGGACAAGCGGTGCGTGCCGCCGAAGATGTCGTCTTCTGCCCCACGTCCGCCGATGCGGTCGCCATGGCGCTCATTGGCATGCTGCAGCAGCAGGCCTGCGGGGCCGACGCTTGGGGGGCCTACCATTTGGCAGGTACCGAGCCGGTCAGTGCGTTCACGTTCACGTCGATGGTGCGCACCCAACTGGCCACGCACTTGGAAGGGCGAGGGGAGACGGTCGCGCTCGGCGACGTTCAAGCGCTGAATCACCATCACGATGCCAAACTGCGCCGCGTGTTGAACTGTCGCCGTGTACTGGACGTGTTTGGCGTTCATCAAAAGCCATGGCGGTTGGAAGTAGGACGGATGCTGGATGCCTGGTGCCTCACGCGCGACCAGCAGCCCGATGACGTTGGGACAGGAGAGTCAGTTTGATCAATGTGGTACGCAGCCTGCTGTTTTATGTAGGTTATTTCACTGCCATGCTGCTCATTGGCGTGCTTTTTCTACCCATCGCACCGTTTCTGCCACTGGCGGCGCGCTACCGGCTGTTGAATCTTTATAACTACTTCCTGATGGTGTGGTTTCGCATTGCCTGCGGCGTGCGCTACGAGATTCAAGGGCGGGAGAATATCCCGACAGGCCCCTGCGTGATTCAAGCCAATCACCAGTGCGAGTGGGAGACGGTCTTTCTACAAGTGATGAAGCCGCCGGTGTGCACCGTGCTCAAACGCGAGCTGCTGCGCATCCCGGTCTTTGGGTGGGGCCTGCGTTTGCTACGCCCGATCAGTTTGGATCGCTCCAAGCCTGCCCGGGCCATGAAGCAGGTGCTGACCCAGGGCGTTGAGCGCCTGGGGACGGGGTTGTCCGTCCTGATTTTTCCGGAGGGAACACGGGTAGATCCTGGCGTGCGCAAGCGCTACAACAAAAGCGGTAGCGTCGTTGCCTGCCGTGCCGGTGTGCCGGTGCTTCCCGTGGCTCACAATGCCGGTGAGCGTTGGCCGGGGCGGCACTGGGTCAAGCGCCCAGGGGTGCTCCGCGTACGCATTGGCGCCCCCATTGCGACCGAAGGGCGCACACCGGACGAGGTGTTGGCGGATGTCGAAGCCTGGATCGAGGGTCAGCTACAGGAGATTTCCGAGGTCCCCAGGCCCACGGCGCGCTAAGCAGCGCGGGGCAGAGAACGCAGCACAAAAAACGGCGCCCGAAGGCGCCGTTTTTGATGGCTGCTGATGTGCCTCAGCCGTCGTAACGCTGGAACACCAGGCAGGCGTTGGTGCCGCCAAAGCCGAAGCTGTTGGAAAGCACGCGCTCGAGGGTAACGTCGTCGCGACGCTGGGTCACGATATCGAAACCGTCGGCCTGCTCGTCGAGTGTCTCGACGTTGGCAGACGCGGCGACGAAGTTATGCTGCATCATCAGCAGCGAGTAGATCGCTTCCTGGACACCGGTAGCGCCCAGCGAGTGGCCGGTCAGCGACTTGGTCGAGCTCATGGCGGGCGTGGAGTTGCCGAACACGCTGCGGATTGCTTTCAGCTCGGCGACGTCGCCTACCGGCGTCGACGTGCCGTGGGTGTTGATGTAGTCGATGTCGCCCTGCACCGTGGCCATGGCCTGATGCATGCAGCGCATGGCACCCTCTCCAGAAGGGGCGACCATGTCATGACCGTCGGAGGTCGCACCATAGCCTACCAGCTCGCCGTAGATCTTCGCGCCGCGCGCTTTCGCGTGCTCGAGCTCTTCCAGCACCAGCATGCCGCCACCGCCCGCGATGACGAAGCCGTCGCGGGCCTGATCGTAGGGGCGAGAGGCTTTATCCGGGGTGTCGTTGTAGTGCGTGGAGAGCGCGCCCATGGCGTCGAACAAGCACGACAGCGTCCAGTGCTCCTCTTCGCCACCGCCAGCAAAGACCACGTCCTGCTTGCCGAGCTGAATCTGCTCCATGGCGCTACCGATGCAGTGAGCGGAAGTCGCACAGGCAGAGGAGATGGAGTAATTCACGCCTTTGATTTTGAACGGCGTGGCCAAGCAGGCCGACACCGTGCTGCCCATGGTGCGGGTCACACGGTAAGGGCCAACGCGGCGCAGGCCTTTCTCACGCATTGCATCGGCGGCTTCGACCTGGTTGGCGCTGGACGCGCCGCCCGAGCCGGCAATCAGGCCGGTGCGCTCGTTCGACACTTGCGCGTCGGTCAAGCCTGCGTCTTCGATGGCCTGAGCCATCGAAACGTAGGCGTAGGCCGCTGCATCGCCCATGAAGCGGCGCAGTTTGCGGTCGATCAACGCGTCTAGGTCGATATCGACGCTGCCTGCCACATGGCTACGGAAGCCGCGCTCGGCGTACTCTTCCTTGAAACGAATACCGCTGCGCCCGCTTTTGAGCGCGTCTAAGACCTGTTGCTGGTCGTTGCCTAAGCACGACACGATGCCAAGGCCGGTGACTACCACTCGTCGCATGGGAGCCTCCTGTTAGAAATTCGCAGTGGAGGTGAATAGGCCAACGCGCAGGTCATTAGCCTGGTAGATATCGCGCCCGTCGACGGACACGGTGCCGTCGGCGATGCCTAGGATAAGCCGACGGGTAATGACGCGTTTCATGTTGATGCGGTACGTCACTTTTTGAGCGTCGGGCAAAATTTGGCCGCTGAATTTCACTTCGCCGCAGCCTAGTGCACGGCCACGGCCAGGATGACCGAGCCAGCCCAGGTAGAAACCGACCAGCTGCCACATCGCGTCGAGACCCAAGCAGCCGGGCATCACCGGGTCACCGGGAAAGTGACAGTCGAAAAACCACAGATCCGGGGTGATATCCAGCTCGGCGATCAGCTCGCCCTTACCATGCTCACCGCCCTCTTCATGAATGTGCGTGATGCGATCGAGCATCAGCATGTTAGGCGCTGGCAGCTGGGCATTGCCTGGGCCAAAAAGCTCGCCGCGCGAGCAGGCCAGCAGTTCTTCGCGATCAAAGGAATGTTGCTTGGTCACTGAATCGTTCCGAGTATGAAGATGGTTGTTGCGCCTAGTCTACTTCCCGAAACCTCCGAATGCACGTCGCAGGCGCTTTATCGTGACTTTCTAACCCTTTTTAAGGGCTTGCCGATAAAGCAAATGACGTTATTGTGACAATCGTCGAGGCGAATTCGCACAATAAACGGCCTATTGACGTAATATGCTCTATCCAAGTTTTTGGTTAGGCGGCATGATGTCGTCCACGTGATGTTTTGTAGTGACTGCTGATAGGACAACAAGAACCGCCATGTGGCTGCCTGTTTCTCTTAATCGTCCGCTGGTTTGGGTGGCGCTCATGGCGCTGCCTGCATGTGTATGGATTCCCGATACTGCGCTGCGCATGGTGGCCGCCAGCCTGGTGGCGTTGGGGTTGTGGGACGCTTGGCACCAAGTGCGTCAACAGCGCTTGCGTTTGAAGCTTGCCCAAGACGCCATGGGGCTCGCAGGGGATGCCATGGTCATCAGCGATGTGCAGAACCGTGTGTTGGCCGTCAATCCCGCCTTTACCGACATTACCGGCTACGAGAGCCAGGAGATGGTCGGCCGCAAGCTCGAAACCCTGGCCGCACAGCGTCACGACAAAGCCTTCTACCAAAGTTTCTGGAGCACCCTGAAAGCCACCGGGCGGTGGGAAGGGGAGATGTGGAACCGTCGTAAACATGGCGACGAGTACCCAGAGTGGCTCAAGGTTCGCGCGGTGACCGACAAACGCGGCAAGATCACCCACTTCATCAGCCTGTTCACCGATATTTCCGCGCAAAAAGCCCGCGAGCGCGACCTGCGCCGCATCGGCTACGAAGACCCCCTGACCGGCCTGCCTAACCGACGCCGCCTGCACGATTTGATGTCCTCACGGCTTCGTCACTTGCGCGCCGGCGAGAGTCTGGACATGGCGCTGATCGACATCGATGGTCTGAAATCGGTCAACGACAGCTTGGGCGTCGAGCAGGGCGACCGTCTGTTGGCGCGCTTTGCTCAGCGGCTTACCAGCTACATGGCGGGCAGCGTCGTCGGCCGCCTGGGGGGCGATGAGTTCTTGGTGATTCGCACCAC from Halomonas meridiana encodes the following:
- a CDS encoding sugar nucleotide-binding protein, whose translation is MKLLILDAGHCLSLALAREASRRTDTELVIEQGLDVTPSQLQAIAPDAVIIPPLAHPLSMTPAEVKAHADAVDRCVDACQTQGVALVWCVSDQLYEEGFDIPIDEHVVPAPRDECLRRLVQTGDRIRAEYHRHLIVRLGPLFALEGSHAWLNEIIDSLVTGQAVRAAEDVVFCPTSADAVAMALIGMLQQQACGADAWGAYHLAGTEPVSAFTFTSMVRTQLATHLEGRGETVALGDVQALNHHHDAKLRRVLNCRRVLDVFGVHQKPWRLEVGRMLDAWCLTRDQQPDDVGTGESV
- a CDS encoding 1-acyl-sn-glycerol-3-phosphate acyltransferase, with the protein product MINVVRSLLFYVGYFTAMLLIGVLFLPIAPFLPLAARYRLLNLYNYFLMVWFRIACGVRYEIQGRENIPTGPCVIQANHQCEWETVFLQVMKPPVCTVLKRELLRIPVFGWGLRLLRPISLDRSKPARAMKQVLTQGVERLGTGLSVLIFPEGTRVDPGVRKRYNKSGSVVACRAGVPVLPVAHNAGERWPGRHWVKRPGVLRVRIGAPIATEGRTPDEVLADVEAWIEGQLQEISEVPRPTAR
- the fabB gene encoding beta-ketoacyl-ACP synthase I; amino-acid sequence: MRRVVVTGLGIVSCLGNDQQQVLDALKSGRSGIRFKEEYAERGFRSHVAGSVDIDLDALIDRKLRRFMGDAAAYAYVSMAQAIEDAGLTDAQVSNERTGLIAGSGGASSANQVEAADAMREKGLRRVGPYRVTRTMGSTVSACLATPFKIKGVNYSISSACATSAHCIGSAMEQIQLGKQDVVFAGGGEEEHWTLSCLFDAMGALSTHYNDTPDKASRPYDQARDGFVIAGGGGMLVLEELEHAKARGAKIYGELVGYGATSDGHDMVAPSGEGAMRCMHQAMATVQGDIDYINTHGTSTPVGDVAELKAIRSVFGNSTPAMSSTKSLTGHSLGATGVQEAIYSLLMMQHNFVAASANVETLDEQADGFDIVTQRRDDVTLERVLSNSFGFGGTNACLVFQRYDG
- the fabA gene encoding 3-hydroxyacyl-[acyl-carrier-protein] dehydratase FabA — translated: MTKQHSFDREELLACSRGELFGPGNAQLPAPNMLMLDRITHIHEEGGEHGKGELIAELDITPDLWFFDCHFPGDPVMPGCLGLDAMWQLVGFYLGWLGHPGRGRALGCGEVKFSGQILPDAQKVTYRINMKRVITRRLILGIADGTVSVDGRDIYQANDLRVGLFTSTANF